From the Rhinolophus sinicus isolate RSC01 linkage group LG02, ASM3656204v1, whole genome shotgun sequence genome, one window contains:
- the NUP50 gene encoding nuclear pore complex protein Nup50 isoform X1, translating into MAKRIAEKELTDRNWDQEDEAEEVGTFSVASEEVLKNRAIKKAKRRNVGFESDNTGGAFKGFKGLVAPSGGFSGFGAGAGVRPLEGLPNGNSITSAPAFSSAGIATETKATFASIAANGPTSLVDKKSANPQTNGDSQPPSSSGLSSRAPPRRNTYHKQLAALNCSVRDWIVKHVNANPLCDLTPVFKDYEKYLAGIEEEGGAGASGPESEPSTAPAPAAAQPPSLFGSVKLQQESTFLFHGNKAEGTSEKMEAGPDKKVDPSPGATSASFSFGKKIDSSVLATLNSGPVTGFSFPPGNSSLFGKDGPQSKPVSSPFSTKTLESQAGGGSHDCKGGDEDENEEPPQVVVTEVKEEDAFYSKKCKLFYKKDNEFKEKGVGTLHLKPTANQKTQLLVRADTSLGNILLNVLITPNMPCSRTGKNNVLIVCVPNPPVDEKNASVPVTMLIRVKTSEDADELHRVLLEKKDA; encoded by the exons ATGGCCAAAAGAATTGCCGAGAAGGAATTGACAGATAGGAACTGGGATCAAGAAGACGAAGCAGAAGAG GTGGGAACATTCTCAGTGGCCAGTGAGGAAGTCTTGAAGAATAGAGCCATAAAGAAAGCAAAGCGTAGAAATGTTGGATTTGAA TCTGACAATACTGGAGGGGCTTTTAAGGGCTTTAAAGGTTTGGTGGCACCTTCTGGAGGGTTTTCTGGATTTGGTGCTGGTGCTGGAGTGAGGCCTTTGGAAGGACTGCCGAATGGAAACAGCATCACTAGTGCCCCTGCCTTTTCCAGTGCAGGCATCGCAACCGAGACCAAGGCCACCTTTG CATCCATTGCTGCCAATGGCCCTACTTCCTTGGTCGATAAAAAGAGTGCAAATCCCCAAACTAATGGGGACAGCCAGCCGCCCTCGTCCTCTGGCCTGAGCTCCAGGGCACCCCCCCGCCGGAACACCTACCACAAGCAGCTGGCGGCCTTGAACTGCTCCGTCCGGGATTGGATAGTGAAGCACGTGAATGCCAACCCCCTCTGCGACCTGACGCCTGTCTTTAAAGACTACGAGAAGTACTTGGCAGGCATTGAGGAGGAAGGCGGCGCTGGTGCCAGCGGCCCCGAGAGCGAGCCCAGCACAGCGCCCGCGCCAGCGGCAGCTCAGCCCCCCTCCCTGTTCGGGTCCGTGAAGTTACAGCAAGAgtcaacatttttgtttcatgGTAACAAAGCTGAGGGGACGTCTGAAAAGATGGAGGCTGGACCTGACAAGAAAGTGGACCCCTCCCCAGGAGCAACAAGTGCCTCGTTCAGTTTCGGCAAGAAAATTGATAGTTCTGTGTTGGCCACCTTGAACTCGGGCCCCGTGACTGGGTTTTCATTTCCTCCGGGCAACTCCAGTTTATTTGGCAAAGATGGTCCTCAGAGTAAACCGGTTTCTTCACCATTTTCCACTAAAACATTGGAGAGCCAAGCAGGTGGCGGCAGTCATGACTGCAAAG GTGGAGATGAAGACGAAAACGAGGAGCCGCCCCAAGTGGTGGTTACCGAGGTCAAAGAAGAGGACGCTTTCTACTCCAAAAA GTGTAAACTGTTTTACAAGAAAGACAACGAATTTAAAGAGAAGGGTGTAGGCACTCTGCATTTAAAACCCACAGCGAATCAGAAGACACAGCTCTTAGTGCGGGCAGACACCAGTTTAG GCAACATACTGCTGAATGTTCTGATCACACCCAACATGCCGTGTAGCCGCACAGGGAAAAACAACGTGCTCATTGTGTGCGTTCCAAACCCGCCTGTGGATGAGAAGAACGCCAGCGTCCCGGTCACCATGCTCATTCGGGTGAAAACGAGCGAGGACGCAGACGAGCTGCACAGAGTGTTGCTGGAGAAGAAGGACGCCTGA
- the NUP50 gene encoding nuclear pore complex protein Nup50 isoform X2 has protein sequence MAKRIAEKELTDRNWDQEDEAEESDNTGGAFKGFKGLVAPSGGFSGFGAGAGVRPLEGLPNGNSITSAPAFSSAGIATETKATFASIAANGPTSLVDKKSANPQTNGDSQPPSSSGLSSRAPPRRNTYHKQLAALNCSVRDWIVKHVNANPLCDLTPVFKDYEKYLAGIEEEGGAGASGPESEPSTAPAPAAAQPPSLFGSVKLQQESTFLFHGNKAEGTSEKMEAGPDKKVDPSPGATSASFSFGKKIDSSVLATLNSGPVTGFSFPPGNSSLFGKDGPQSKPVSSPFSTKTLESQAGGGSHDCKGGDEDENEEPPQVVVTEVKEEDAFYSKKCKLFYKKDNEFKEKGVGTLHLKPTANQKTQLLVRADTSLGNILLNVLITPNMPCSRTGKNNVLIVCVPNPPVDEKNASVPVTMLIRVKTSEDADELHRVLLEKKDA, from the exons ATGGCCAAAAGAATTGCCGAGAAGGAATTGACAGATAGGAACTGGGATCAAGAAGACGAAGCAGAAGAG TCTGACAATACTGGAGGGGCTTTTAAGGGCTTTAAAGGTTTGGTGGCACCTTCTGGAGGGTTTTCTGGATTTGGTGCTGGTGCTGGAGTGAGGCCTTTGGAAGGACTGCCGAATGGAAACAGCATCACTAGTGCCCCTGCCTTTTCCAGTGCAGGCATCGCAACCGAGACCAAGGCCACCTTTG CATCCATTGCTGCCAATGGCCCTACTTCCTTGGTCGATAAAAAGAGTGCAAATCCCCAAACTAATGGGGACAGCCAGCCGCCCTCGTCCTCTGGCCTGAGCTCCAGGGCACCCCCCCGCCGGAACACCTACCACAAGCAGCTGGCGGCCTTGAACTGCTCCGTCCGGGATTGGATAGTGAAGCACGTGAATGCCAACCCCCTCTGCGACCTGACGCCTGTCTTTAAAGACTACGAGAAGTACTTGGCAGGCATTGAGGAGGAAGGCGGCGCTGGTGCCAGCGGCCCCGAGAGCGAGCCCAGCACAGCGCCCGCGCCAGCGGCAGCTCAGCCCCCCTCCCTGTTCGGGTCCGTGAAGTTACAGCAAGAgtcaacatttttgtttcatgGTAACAAAGCTGAGGGGACGTCTGAAAAGATGGAGGCTGGACCTGACAAGAAAGTGGACCCCTCCCCAGGAGCAACAAGTGCCTCGTTCAGTTTCGGCAAGAAAATTGATAGTTCTGTGTTGGCCACCTTGAACTCGGGCCCCGTGACTGGGTTTTCATTTCCTCCGGGCAACTCCAGTTTATTTGGCAAAGATGGTCCTCAGAGTAAACCGGTTTCTTCACCATTTTCCACTAAAACATTGGAGAGCCAAGCAGGTGGCGGCAGTCATGACTGCAAAG GTGGAGATGAAGACGAAAACGAGGAGCCGCCCCAAGTGGTGGTTACCGAGGTCAAAGAAGAGGACGCTTTCTACTCCAAAAA GTGTAAACTGTTTTACAAGAAAGACAACGAATTTAAAGAGAAGGGTGTAGGCACTCTGCATTTAAAACCCACAGCGAATCAGAAGACACAGCTCTTAGTGCGGGCAGACACCAGTTTAG GCAACATACTGCTGAATGTTCTGATCACACCCAACATGCCGTGTAGCCGCACAGGGAAAAACAACGTGCTCATTGTGTGCGTTCCAAACCCGCCTGTGGATGAGAAGAACGCCAGCGTCCCGGTCACCATGCTCATTCGGGTGAAAACGAGCGAGGACGCAGACGAGCTGCACAGAGTGTTGCTGGAGAAGAAGGACGCCTGA